DNA from Candidatus Binatia bacterium:
AATGTCCCCGTCGACCCTGAATTTGACCATCCAATCCGTCGAAAAACCAGCTTCGCCGTCGTCCGATATGGCAATGAGCTTATTGTTGCGCTCACCCATATAAATCACGGTGCGGTCGCCGGGGGTTTCGCGTCCCAGAGCAGGCGATGAATGCAGGGAATCGCCGGCACGAATCCCGTCGGTGTCCCACTTCAGGGTTCCATCAGGACGAATCGCAAAAATCGGTGTCGTTCCATTGGCAGCATACACCGTCCCATCAGGACCGACGGCAGGGGACGTTCGGAGATCGTAGTTAAACTTGTAAAAGACGAGACCCCCCTGTCCCACAGGAAGATTGCCACCCGAGAGATCAGGGACGATGGGCCCCGGGTAGCTGGTTTGGCCTGTGTTCCGATGGTCCGAGTGTTTCCGGGGCCATGGGGCCTGGCTGTCGAGATAAACCTTCGCAAAACTCAGACTCGGTGTTCCCGCGACCAGAACAAGCAGTGCTATGCACAGCAAGTGGGGGATCATTTTCAGGGCTGGGATCATGAAGAGGGTTCGTCGGAGTATCCGTTACGGATCTCGGAGCCCCGATTATAGAGCCCTGCGGTCCTGTCCGGCAATACCGAATTTGGAGGTGCCAGCCCTGCCCCGCCAGAAGATTTCGGGGGGACGGGGCCGAGCCACGCCACAGGGATCGACGCTCAGCGCACCAAACGAGATAAATCGCGGGGTAAAGGCGACCGAAAGCGCAGCCAACGGCCGGTGCGCGGATGTTGCAATTTCAGCTCGGAGGAATGCAGCACCAACCGGCGCAGGGGATTGGTGGCGGCCTCGTACTTCAGGTCACCCACAATCGGAAAACCAGCTTCGGAAAGGTGCACCCGAATTTGATGACGACGACCTGTTTCCAAACGCAATCCAACCAGAGAGCGTGTCCGGCCCATTCCCAAAACTCGAAAATGGGTGACCGCGTAGCGCGTAAGTTCAGTCTCGCGTGTGCTGAATACTCGATGCCGATGTGACTCGTCGAGATGAGAGGCGAAAGTACCCTCCGTCTCGGGCATCCGGCCCTCGACCACGGCCTCGTAGTACTTCTCGAATCGATCCCAGTTTCCCTGCAGCGTCTCCTTGCTCTCGAAATTTTTGGCATAGACCATCAGCCCGGAAGTGTCCCGATCGAGGCGATGAACGATCCATACACGTTCCTTGGAGCGGTTACTTCCACCGCGGACATAATCGGTGAGTTGATAGTAGGCGGTCTTTTCCTTTTCCGAGTCGCTGGCAATACTCAACAAACCTGAAGGCTTGTCGATCACGATGATATCGGCATCCTCGAAATGCACCTTCATCCCGAAGCTCAGAACTGTCTTCGGGACCGCGTAGCGATCCGTGCGAATCGCTACCTCATCGCCCTTGCGAAGCGCGTGGTCGAATTGTGTCACAACTCGGCCATTCACAAGGACGGATTGAAACTTGAGCCAGTGGCGCACCTGAGTCTTCTTCACCTCGGGCCAGGCGGCGAAAAGATACTCGAGCAAGGGAGAGGGCTGCTCAACCGAAGACGTGCGACTCATACCCTGACGCTACGGCATGGCGGACCGGTTCACCAGAAGCCATCAAAATTCGGCCATGGATCCTTGAAGGTCATGAATGGAACCACCAGCTTGCATCGCCTGATCCCTGACTCGCTCGTGGTGGGTGAAGAGCAGGACCTGCGTCGTCTTCGCAAATTCGACCAAGGTCTCCAGCGCAGCCATCGATCGCTCATCATCGAAATGAACGAGGATATCATCAAGCAGAAGCGGCATGGGTTCGGCGCCCGCAGAAAACCGATGCTCCAAAGATCCGAGGACCAGTGCCAGATGGAGCTGGTCCACGGTACCTTCCGACAATGAATCCAACGGCTTGCTCCGTGAGTTGGCGGTCGAGCGAACCCGAAACCCGCCTTCGTCGCTGCCCTCCATATCGGTTTCAATACGATCGTAGCGGCCTCGGGTCAGGCGGGCGAAATAGGCTGACGCGTAAGCGAGCAAGGGTGCCTCATTGCGCTCCCGGTATCTCTCGACAGCTGCCGAGAGTAACCGGGAGGAGAAAAGAAGTCTGGCGTAGCGCGTAACTGGATCCCGGAGGCCCGCTGCGACATCGGCCATCTCGATCGCCAGATCATCGGCCCCGGTTCCATCTTCCAACGCCTGAAACACGGCGTTCGCCAGCGTCGCCTCTTCAACCAGAACTGCTCGCTTCGCCGAAATAGAATCCAGTTCGGCTTGCAAGGGGAGCATCTCTGCCTCCAGATCAACCGCGGACTCCCCTTCGACCCGCAGCACCAGTTCTTCGACCTCCACTTCTTCCCCCGCGAAGTGCTGCACGAGGGTATCGCGTTTCTCCAAAAGCTGTCGCTTCACATCCGCCATACGAATGCGCTCCGGTAAATCTTCCAGGGTCTCGACCGCAGCTTCGGCAGTCAAACCAGCCAGATCGGATTCAGCGGCCTTGAGAGTGCGCTCTGCCGTTTGAGCTGCATCCTGCTTCGCCAGGAGATTCGAGGACAGGCGACGGTGGTCCTGCCGTTGCACTTTCTGCTCCTCCAGGAGCTGGAAAAGGTGCGTCAAGGTGCCTGCCCTGTCCAGCTTCGGAAGATCGGTGGCGTAGGTGCGACAAAAATCGGCGAGGTCGGTATCCAATCCCTCTCTGAGAGCATGGATTTTTTCGATACGCTCGCGGAACCCGCTCGCACTTTCGAAATCCTTCAAAAGTGCCTCGATCTGCCGCAAAACCCTTTCCACAGCTTCCGGAGGATCTTCCGGCCTTAGAGGGAAGTCTTTCGTCGCCGATGAAAACTTGGCATCCCAATTCGCCAGCTGGTCGCGTCGCCGATCCTGCGCCTGCTGGTCCTTGGTAGCGGATGTCAGTAGATCTGCGTGCTTGATTTGAGCCTCGCGGATGACCTGTGACCGAGCCTCCAATTCCTCGCCGAGCGCGTCCGCGATCGCCAGACACTCAGCCAGACTCCTCGACTTCTCCGGTGGATGCCCTCCGCACGATGCGATCGCCGTACAAATCTCGGCTCGCGCGGCCTCCAGCCGCCCCTGCAACTGATCGATCCGGAACGAGCAGCTCTCGCGTTCCTCCAACTTGGCAAGGATCGCGTCCCTCGCAGGGATTGCGTCCTGCATCGCTGCCCAGTCCCCTACAAGCAACCCCGAGCTTTTCCAGATATCCGACCACTGCTCCTGAAGGCCGTCCGCACGATTCTTCCGCGAAACTTCGTCCTCGGACAACGATTGCCGGATTCGATCCAATTCAGAGATCTGGCGGCGGAGTTGTGAAGTTTCGGCCACCCGCTCGGACTCAATCCGCAAGCGGTCAGAAACCTGATCGCCGTGAACAATCGCGAAAGTCAGGGCATCGGGCAGAGATCGCTCCGCATCAAGACGATGCCCGGCCGCGGCATTATCGACTCCCGCGAGCCAGGCTTCCTTTACGAGCGTCCATAACTGGTCTCGATTCGAGCGTGCATCCGTCAATGCCGCCATGGTCGGAAGGGTCTCTCCTGCGGCCACCGATTCGAGTTGCGACTCGACGGCAGCTCGCCTCAATCCCAGATTGCGAACTTCAGCCCGCGCTTCGCGCGACTCGGTCTCGAGAGACTGAAAGCGTTGGCGGAAATCTTTGAGAACCTCATCACCCGGCAGCGTCCGCTTCACCAAAGCCTCCGCCGATTCCGAGAACCCCGGCAATCGAGCGAGGTCACGTTCGATAGCCCGCGCGAGTTGCTCCTCCCGCTCTCGCAATCCCGCCAGCTCGGCTTCGGGATCTCCCAACTTGAGAGTGGCTCGCCGAGCCGCCAGAAGACCGCTTGCGTCCACAGCCTCGCCCGCATTCAGGATTGCCTGCTCCGCCGCGGCCAGATCCGCCTGTCCGTTAAATATTCGTTCGGCACCTTCGGCGAAGGTGGCCTGAAGACCCGCATGCTCGGCGAGAAGTTGACGACAGAAATCTGCGGGCGCGCCCATGAGCAACTTCAACTCTCCGACTTTTCGCTTCGTCAGCGGTATCTTAAACCCCAGAGTGCTCGCTACCTTGTCGGCCGCAGCCTCACAGAGTTCCGCACGAGCACCGAGGCGTTCACCGTCCTGCACGCCGGCCCGCACCTTGCTGGCTTCTTCGCGTAATTCATCCAACCGCGTCGCTTGCTCGCAAAGGGGGAACATCTCGGGAAGCGCTGCAAGGCGAACGACCAAGTCCTTTGCGTCATCCGCAAATTGATCGCGACGGCGAAGAGCTTCTCGGCGCGCTTCGTCGGCCAACCCGTATCTCTTTGCGAAATCCGAACCGAGCGATGCAACATCCTCCAGCGCATGAAGCTCGGTTTCAAGATGACGCCAATCCTTGACTCGAGACCTGTTGCGCCGAACAAATTCGAATTCCGCCAAACGCTCCTTCAGCTCGCGTTCCAATAGCAGGATCTCATCCCGCGCAATGAGCGCATGATCGACCTTACGGCGCGCCTGCTTCCAGGCCTCCGTTGAAAGCGAGGCCTTCCCCAATTCCTTTTTTTTCTCGCGCCAGTCATGGAAGGCCTTGTTGATTCGGGGCTTTCGAGCCTGCGCCGAAAACAACTCGGAAGCTTCCTTGTCCAGTTGCACCCGCACGTCGCTTAGATCTCGTACGCCCAGCGCAGCCCCGACAACCGCAGCCTCAGTACCCTCGGCCGCATCGAGCAGGCGTTCCGTACCCTCCCGCAAACGAATATGATCCAACCCGAAGACCCGCGTAAACTCCGCGCGGTCCAGACCGCCCAAAAATCCGGCCAGACTGTCATTATCGAGGGGATGACTGTCATCTCCGGCCCACAACTTCTGCTTCTTCCCCTTGCGTCGGACGAACTCCAGAAGCTTCTCGCCCGGACTTTCCAGAGACATCCCCAGCCGCAGATCCGGGTAGGCGTGAACGAAATCATCGGAGGTCTGACTTTCGATTCCAAATAAGCCGGCGCTGATCGCGCGCAGCGCGGAACTCTTGCCCGCCTCGTTCGGTCCGTAGATCAAATGTAAATCGCCAGGTTCAGCCGCAAACGTCAGCCGGTGATTCGTAAAAGGTCCGAACGCCCGCAAGTCGAGATAGCGAATCCTCATAGTGATGGCTTCCGATCAGCATCGAGAAGTCGCCGAATCACTTCGTCCCGCGCCTCGTCGAGGATCCTCTCGAGAACTTCGGGATCAGCAAGGTCAGCCAGTCCTGCAGAAACACCCAGCCCCGGCGGCATTTTGGTGCGCAGGTTCTCCAGATCCTTTTGCAGGCTGGCCAAAACCTCGGCCCGAAGATCCGGCGAATTCAGATCGAGAACTTCGATCATATCCGCTTCATTAGCCGAGGAGGGCGCATGGGTGCGCTGCTCGAGCTTTTCAATCCAGATATCACCGACACCATTTGCCCAGTCGCGGCAAGAGAGCAGAAAATCATCGTGCTCC
Protein-coding regions in this window:
- a CDS encoding AAA family ATPase — translated: MRIRYLDLRAFGPFTNHRLTFAAEPGDLHLIYGPNEAGKSSALRAISAGLFGIESQTSDDFVHAYPDLRLGMSLESPGEKLLEFVRRKGKKQKLWAGDDSHPLDNDSLAGFLGGLDRAEFTRVFGLDHIRLREGTERLLDAAEGTEAAVVGAALGVRDLSDVRVQLDKEASELFSAQARKPRINKAFHDWREKKKELGKASLSTEAWKQARRKVDHALIARDEILLLERELKERLAEFEFVRRNRSRVKDWRHLETELHALEDVASLGSDFAKRYGLADEARREALRRRDQFADDAKDLVVRLAALPEMFPLCEQATRLDELREEASKVRAGVQDGERLGARAELCEAAADKVASTLGFKIPLTKRKVGELKLLMGAPADFCRQLLAEHAGLQATFAEGAERIFNGQADLAAAEQAILNAGEAVDASGLLAARRATLKLGDPEAELAGLREREEQLARAIERDLARLPGFSESAEALVKRTLPGDEVLKDFRQRFQSLETESREARAEVRNLGLRRAAVESQLESVAAGETLPTMAALTDARSNRDQLWTLVKEAWLAGVDNAAAGHRLDAERSLPDALTFAIVHGDQVSDRLRIESERVAETSQLRRQISELDRIRQSLSEDEVSRKNRADGLQEQWSDIWKSSGLLVGDWAAMQDAIPARDAILAKLEERESCSFRIDQLQGRLEAARAEICTAIASCGGHPPEKSRSLAECLAIADALGEELEARSQVIREAQIKHADLLTSATKDQQAQDRRRDQLANWDAKFSSATKDFPLRPEDPPEAVERVLRQIEALLKDFESASGFRERIEKIHALREGLDTDLADFCRTYATDLPKLDRAGTLTHLFQLLEEQKVQRQDHRRLSSNLLAKQDAAQTAERTLKAAESDLAGLTAEAAVETLEDLPERIRMADVKRQLLEKRDTLVQHFAGEEVEVEELVLRVEGESAVDLEAEMLPLQAELDSISAKRAVLVEEATLANAVFQALEDGTGADDLAIEMADVAAGLRDPVTRYARLLFSSRLLSAAVERYRERNEAPLLAYASAYFARLTRGRYDRIETDMEGSDEGGFRVRSTANSRSKPLDSLSEGTVDQLHLALVLGSLEHRFSAGAEPMPLLLDDILVHFDDERSMAALETLVEFAKTTQVLLFTHHERVRDQAMQAGGSIHDLQGSMAEF
- a CDS encoding RluA family pseudouridine synthase, with product MSRTSSVEQPSPLLEYLFAAWPEVKKTQVRHWLKFQSVLVNGRVVTQFDHALRKGDEVAIRTDRYAVPKTVLSFGMKVHFEDADIIVIDKPSGLLSIASDSEKEKTAYYQLTDYVRGGSNRSKERVWIVHRLDRDTSGLMVYAKNFESKETLQGNWDRFEKYYEAVVEGRMPETEGTFASHLDESHRHRVFSTRETELTRYAVTHFRVLGMGRTRSLVGLRLETGRRHQIRVHLSEAGFPIVGDLKYEAATNPLRRLVLHSSELKLQHPRTGRWLRFRSPLPRDLSRLVR